Part of the Devosia sp. SL43 genome, TCGGTGGCCTGGGCGCCGCGAGCACGCATGGCGGTGAACGCCTCGTGGCCCGGAGTGTCGAGGAAGGTGATTTTCGCACCGTTCTTTTCGACCTGGTAGGCGCCGATATGCTGGGTGATGCCACCGGCTTCACCACTGACGACATTGGCTTCGCGGATCGCGTCGAGCAGCGAGGTCTTGCCGTGGTCGACGTGACCCATGATGGTCACGACGGGCGCACGATCGGTCAGATCCTCGGCCTTGTCGTCCGCCGGGATGTCATAAAGGCCGGCTTCGACGTCCGCATCGCTGACGCGCTTGACCGTATGGCCCAGTTCAGCCGCGATGAGTTCGGCGGTGTCGGCATCCATCACATCGTTGATGGTGGCCATGGTGCCCTGCGCCATCAGCATCTTGATAACGGTGACAGACCGCTCGGCCATGCGGTTGGCCAGTTCGGCCACCGTAATGACTTCGGGGATGATCACCTCGCGCTGCAGCTTGGGCGCTTCCTGCTGGTTGCGGCCCATCTTCTTGTCGCGACGGCGACGCATGGCGGCGAGGGACGGGCCCTTGTCGCGATCGTTTTCCGTGGTCGCACTGGAAACGGTCAGGCGGCCACGAGCGCTGGCATCGTCACCGGCACGGCGCGTCGGCCGCTCCGGCGTCGCACGCGAAGCGCGGCGGGCATTTTCCAATTCGGCTTCTGTCGTGGGACGGGCCGAAGGAGAAGCGGTGCGAATCTTGCGGCCATCGGCCTCATTGGGGCCGGCGGGCGGCACATTGCCGATCGGAGCCATGCCTGCGCCGGCAGGACGACGCTCGCCCGGCGGCCGCGTGGCGGTACCCGAAGGTCGTGCGCCAGGAGCACCTGGGCGGGCACCCGGAGCGCCTGCGGCGCCCGGCTTGATAAAGGCATTGGCACCGCGTTCGCTTTCCGGGCGGGTATTGCTCGGTCGGTCGGTACGCATCGGGCGCGGCGGCTGGCCCGGACGGCCGGCAACCACACGCACGCTGGACGGACCGGCATTGCGCTGCGATGCGGGCGGCGCAACCGGTGCTTCCTCGGCAGCGGCAACAGCAGGAGCAGCCGAAGTGGCTTCTGCTGCAGGAGCGGCTGCGGCAGGGGCCTCGGCGGCTGGTGCTGGCGTTTCCGCAACTTCGGGTGCTGCGACCGCGGCTTCGCCGGCGGCGCGTTCACGCTCGGCCTGCTCGGCTTCTTCGCGGACCTGGCGGCGGCGCGCATCTTCCTCGACGCGACGGGCCTCGTCGGCCGCAAAGCGTTCCTGATCCTCGGCCGCACGAGCGCCGGCCAAGGCCAGAGCGCGCTGGCGGGCTTCGGCTTCCGCAGCCGACAGGCCCAGTGGCGCACGCTGCTGCTGGGCTGGCCGGCCCAGTGGTGGGCGGCTGCCTAAATTGCTTGGCGCGGCCGATTGCGGCCGCTGAGGCGCACCCATCGGAGCATTCGGCTTGGGCACCAGGCGGGTGCGCTTCTCAACAACCACCGTCGAGCGGGAAGGACCGCGCGACATGCCCGGACGGTTGCCCAGGCCTGGGCCACCCTTCAGTGTCAGCGTCTTCTTCGCGCTAGTGTCTTCGGTGCGATTGTCGTCGTTATCAGCCATGTATCTCGCGTCTTTCGTCGGTGGCCTCGGGCAAAAGGTCACCGTCAACCGCTGCGCGGCCGGTGTCCATTTCCGTTGGTTTGGCAGCATAAAGGGCCAGTTTGCGGGCCTTTTCCACTGCCGATTGGGCTGCTGCCCCTCTTGTGAGGGCAGCATGTATCACATTTTCAAGCCCGAGTGCCAAACCCATTTGCTCAGAGGTGAGCAATTCGAAATGGGGCACGCTAAAGCCGTCCATGCCTTCTTCTTCCGCCGCGTAATGCAGGGCCTTGAGCGGTCCTACCATCTTGCTGCGACCATCCTCGGCGGCGTCGGTCGCGGTGATCAGGGCGATCAGATCGCCCGTCCTTATCAATCCCTGCACCTTGGTGGCGCCGAAGATGATCTGGCCGGCCTTGCGAGCCATGCTCAGCGCGTTGAGATAGCGCTGTTCGAGCCGCAACTGCGTCAAGCCAGGCAGGTCGTCCGGCACGGTCACCTCGGTCTTGAGGCTGCGGGCAAACACCTTCTTCTTGACGGCTTCGGCGACCAGCTCGCGGTTGAGGCTGATCCAGACGCCACGGCCCTCGGCTTTCGCCTCGGTATCGGGCACCAATACGCCATCGGGGCCAAGCACGAAACGAATGAGCTCTGCCACGGGCTTTTCCGCCCGTGTCAGTGCGCACATCCGCGTCGTTTCTTCGCGCCGGGCCATCTGGTCCCTCGCTCCGAAACGGCCTAAGCCGTCGCCTCGTCAGCAGCCAGTTCTTCTTCCTGCAGCTGCGGCAGGTCTTCCTGGTTGATCCAGCCGGCCTTGATGCGGGCCTGCATGATCATGTCTTCGGCTTCTTCGCGCGACACCGGGAAATCCTTGAAGGTGCCTTCGAAGCGCTTGGTTTCGCCATCCTTGCGTTCGCTCCAGCCGATCAGATCGTCTGCAGCGCAGCCGGCAAAGTCTTCCACCGTCTTGATGTCTTCCTTGCCCAATGCGACCAGCATGGACGCGGTGAGGCCGGCGATCTCATAGAGTTCGTCCTCGACGCCGAGCTTCTTGCGCTCTTCGTCATGGGCCCGATCGATGGCCGCCAGGTATTCGGCGGCACGGTTCTGGATTTCGCCGGCAGTTTCTTCGTCGAAGCCATCGATCGACGCGATTTCGTTGGCGTCAATATAGGCCAGTTCCTCGACGGTGGAGAAACCTTCGGAAGCCAATAGCTGGGCAACCATCTCGTCAACGTCAAGGGCCGCCATGAACAGGCTCGAGCGCTCGGTGAATTCCTTCTGGCGGCGTTCGCTTTCTTCCTGCTCGGTCAGGATGTCGATATCCCAGCCGATCAGCTGCGAAGCGAGGCGCACATTCTGGCCGCGGCGGCCAATGGCCAGCGACAGCTGTTCATCGGGCACGACGACTTCGATGCGCTCGGCCTGCTCGTCGAGCACCACCTTGGCGACATCGGCCGGCTGCAAAGCCGAAACCACGAGGTCGGCAATGGTGTCGGTCCACGGGATGATGTCGATCTTCTCGCCCTGCAGTTCGGCGACCACGGCCTGGACGCGCGAACCGCGCATACCGACGCAGGCGCCGACGGGATCAATCGAAGAGTCCGACGAGGTCACGGCGATCTTGGCGCGAGAACCCGGATCGCGAGCGATCGAACGGATGGTGATGACGCCATCGTAGATTTCAGGCACTTCCTGCATGAACAGCTTGGCCATGAACTGCGGATGGGTGCGGCTGAGGAAAATCTGCGGGCCGCGCTGTTCGCGGCGCACGTCATAGACATAGGCGCGGACGCGATCGCCATAGCGGAACATTTCGCGTGGGATCAGCTCGTCGCGGCGGATGATGGCTTCGCCACGACCCAGGTCGACGATGACATTGCCATATTCGACGCGCTTGACGGTACCGTTGACGATCTCGCCGATGCGGTTGAAGTATTCGTCATACATGCGCTCGCGCTCGGCATCGCGCACCTTCTGCACGATGACCTGCTTGGCCGACTGCGCGGCGATACGGCCGAATTCCATCGGCGGCAGCGGCTCGGTCAGGAAGTCGCCGATCTTGGCTTCGGGCGACTTGAGCTGGGCGCGCTTGAGATCGATCTGGCGGCTGTTCTCTTCGATGACCTCGACGATTTCGAGCAGGCGCCACATGCGGGTTTCGCCCGAGCGCGGGTTGATCTCGACCTTGATCTCGGTCTCGGCGCCGTAGCGGCCCTTGGCGGCCTTCTCCATGGCGTCCTGCATTGCCTCGATCACGACCATGCGGTCGATCGACTTTTCACGGGCAACGGCATCTGCAATCTGCAGCAGCTCGAGGCGGTTCGCGCTCACAGCCATTTAATGGATCTCCTCGGAGTCATCAGTATCGTCGTATTCGACAGTTTCAGTATCGTCGTCGTCGATGGGGTTCGCTTCCTGGTCGAGGCGCGCCTTTTCCATCAGGGCATCGGTCATCACCAGCTTGGCTTCGGCAATGGTCGACAGCAGCAGGCGATGGTCAGGATCGGTCCCGGCCGGGGCGTCGGGCAGGGTGATCACCACCGCTTCGTCATCGGCAGACTTGATGAAGCCGCGGAAACGCTTGCGGCCATTGATCATGTCTGACAGTTCGATCTTGGCCTCGTGACCGACATAGGCGACGAAGTCACGGCGGCGCACCAGAGGCCGGTCGATGCCGGGGGAGCTGACCTCGAGGTGATATTCGCGATCAATCGGGTCTTCGACATCGAGCACCGGCGAGAGGTCTTTGCTCAGCGCTTCGCAGTTGACGATGGTGAAGCGCCCGTGCTCGTCCTCGGCCATGATCTGCAGCGTCATGCCGTTTTCCTGGGTGATCTTCACTCGGACCAGGGCAAAGCCGAGACCATTGGCCACCGGCTCGACAATGCGGGAAACCCGGGCTTCGAGGCCGGTTTCCTTGATAAAGCGCTTTTCGGAGAGATCGAAGCTCATCGGTCTTTCTGGGTAATAAAAAAGAGCGGGGCCGGGCGGCTCCCACTCTGCAAACTTGCTGAGATGTTGGCGCCTGTATAGCGCCGAAGGCCGGATGGCGCAAGGTGTCAGCAAAGTCGCGACTTACCGGCCCGCGCTGCCCGGTCGCCGCGTTGCACTTCCGGATTTGCGACACCGACCGAGCCGCAGCGAAGTTTTTTGCGATTCTTCGAAAAAATTCTGCGTAGCTCTTGTTTCCGTCGGGGTGATCAAATCTGGGGCGAGCGGGGTCTCGTGGCCGCCTCTTTGCCTATGCGAAAAGCGGTCCCGCACGGCGCAAAGCCCGGCGCGGCCGAGCGGCACATCAAGGGTACGTAGTTGCCTGGAAGAAACCTGGGTTCCTTGGAAACCCTTGATATCTTTGATAAAACTCTGGCGACGAAGATGCGAAGTTCAAGGGCAAGATTCATGGAAATCGTCACTTGAGGGTTTGCCGGGGCAGGATCATCTCCGGGGTGTTCAAACGAAAGGAACACCTGAAATGATCAAGAACATTGTACTCGCCGTCGTCGCCGTCGCTTCCGTTTCCGCCGTTGCCCTGCCGGCTTATGCCGGTACCGGCATCACCCCCGTCTTTGGTACGGGCGACAATGACGACCAGGACTGGGTTGCCAGCACCATCGTCGACCGTCTCAACGAACAGGGCGTCAATGCCACGTCGGTGGAAAACTGGGGCGGCCTGATCCGCGCCTATGTGACCCTCGAAGACGGCTCCGAAGTGATGCAGTTCTACACCCCCGGTTCGCTGAACCAGGTTTCGCTCTAAGCGTGCCGCACATGGCGCCGCCGGTTCGCCGACGGCGCCTGTTGTCTCACTCGGCGTGGATGAGCCGGATCACCGGCTCGCCACCCGAGGCGTCGAAGCGCTCGCGGGCGGCCAATACGCGCTTCCGATTGCGCTCGGCAAAGGTCCTGAGGCCGTCGGCCAGGTCCAGCAATTCCAGGCCGAGTTCGGTCAATTCGTAATCGACGCGCGGTGGAATGGTGGCGAACATGGTGCGGGTGATGAACCCGTCGCGTTCCAGCTCCCGCAGCGTCACCGTCAGCGTCTTCTGGGAAATGCCCGAGGCATGGCGCTTGAGTTCGTTGAAGCGCAGCGTTTCGCTCCGCAGCAGCGTGACGATGGTCAGTGTCCACTTGCCCGGCCGCGCCATCAGCACGTCCTCGTCATCGTGGTGAACGCGGCTGGATTGAACAGACATGGCAGGCCCCGACGCTGATAATCGAAGTCCGCATATGGGGCGCGATTGCGGCGGTTCCAGAGCGGCAGATCATTAAACTTTGACATGCCTGCCATGCCGGCGTGCCGCCTAAACTCGCGTGAAACTCAGGTAGAAGCTGATCATGCGGCCTTCGCGGCGGGCCTTCTGCTCGTAGCGGGTGGCTTCCCAGCCGGGATAGGGTTCATGCCAGCCGCCCGGCCTTTCCGGCGCAAAACGGAAGGCCGGCGCCCTTACGATATGGGCCAGGGTCCAGTTGGCATAATCCTCGATATCGGTGGCGAAGTGGAACACGCCGCCAGGCCGGATCACCCGCGCCAGCTCGGCCAGCGTGGTGGGCGATACGAACCGCCGCTTGTGATGACGCGTCTTTGGCCAGGGATCGGGATAGAGCAGGTAGACTTCGTCGAGCGAGGCGTCGGGCAGCTCGACCAGGAGTTTGAGCGCATCGTCGGTGAAGAGGCGAATATTGCGCAGCTCCTGGGCGGCGATGGCCTGCACCATCTTGCCGATACCGCCGGTGAATACCTCGCAGCCGATATAGCCGGTATCCGGATGCCTGCTGGCTTCGAGCGCCAGGTGTTCGCCGCCGCCATAGCCGATCTCGACGATGATCCTGTCCGCATCGGGAAACAGCTCCCGCGGGTCAAGATGTCCGCTGAGCTTGATTTCAAGGGCGGGCAGGGTGGCGTCAAACACCGCCTGCTGGCCGCCATGCAATTTCTTGCCGGAGCGGCGGCCGAAAAACGCGCGCGGCGCGCCGGAACGCGTTTTTGGCAGTTCGTGGGACAAGGCTGTTACTTCACCGCAGCCTTGAGGGCGCTGACCAGGTCGGTCTTTTCCCAGGAGAATGAGCCGTCACGGCCGGCCTTGCGGCCGAAATGCCCATAGGCAGATGTGCGGGCATAGATGGGTTTGTTGAGATCGAGATGGGTGCGGATGCCGCGCGGGGTGAGGTCCATCACCTTGGACAGCGCATTCTCGACCACCGCTTCGTCCACCTTGCCGGTGCCGTGCAGGTCGACATAGATCGAGAGTGGCTGCGCCACGCCGATGGCATAGCTGAGCTGGATCGTGGCACGATCGGCAAGGCCAGCCGCGACCACGTTCTTGGCGAGGTAGCGCGCGGCATAGGCCGCCGAACGATCGACCTTGGTCGGGTCCTTGCCCGAGAAGGCGCCGCCACCATGCGGGGCTGCGCCGCCATAGGTGTCGACGATGATCTTGCGACCGGTGAGGCCAGCATCGCCGTCGGGGCCGCCGACCACGAACTTGCCGGTCGGATTGACGTGCCAGACGGTGTCCTTGGTGATCCAGCCCTCGGGCAAAGCCGAGCGGATATAGGGCTCGACGATCTTGCGCACATCGGCCGAGCTCAGCGAGGCGTCCAGGTGCTGGGTCGACAGCACGATCTGGGTGACGCCGACCGGCTTGCCGTCTTCGTAGCGCACGGTCACCTGGCTCTTGGCATCGGGGCCGAGCACCTTGGCCGGGCCGGTGCCTTCCTTGCGGGCCAGGGTCAGCACTTCGAGGATCTTGTGGGCGTAGTAGATTGGCGCCGGCAGCAGTTCGGGCGTCTCGCGGCTGGCATAGCCAAACATGATGCCCTGGTCGCCGGCACCAACATCCTTGTTGTCCTTCTCGTCGACGCCCTGGGCGATATCGGCCGACTGGCCATGCAGCAGCACGTCGATCTTGGCGATCTTCCAGTGGAAGCCGGCCTGTTCGTAGCCGATGGCGCGGATGGCCTTGCGGGCGGTGGACTTGAACTTGGACGGGTTGACCACCGGGTGGCCGGCGGCATCGAGCAGCACCTTGCCGTCCTTGCCCTTCTTCAGCAGCGAATCGGGCACGCGCACCTCGCCGGCAATGACCACGCGATTGGTGGTGGCCAGCGTCTCGCAGGCGATGCGGACCTTTGAGGGGTCCATGCCGGTCTTCTTGGCCTCGCGGAACACCAGGTCGACGATTTCATCGCTGATCCGGTCGCAAACCTTGTCCGGATGGCCCTCGGAAACCGATTCCGAAGTGAAGAGATAAGAAGACCGTGCCAAGCGAGAATCCCCTGAACTTGCCGAAAATCGCTCAAAACGAGCTATTCTGAGGGGTTTGTGACATCCATAGCCATGCGGGTCAAGGCGGATATAAAGAAAGCTTGATATGTGGTGACCTAATTTCGGAGCAGGAATTGGCGCTGCTCGCGTGCGGCACCGGCCGGGTTGCTTTGCTGGCGACAAGGGCCCACAGTAATAATCGGTCGCAATGCGCCAGACATTCCTATTCATTGTAGCTGTTCATACCTGCCGGGTCTGGCTTTCGCACCGCGAGCCGCCGGCATGAGGGCCATTTTTCATGGCAAGCCTCCCGCCGTCTGCCGACGCGGCCTCGAGCCTCATGCTCGCGATCGTCATCACATCGAACACGCCAATCATCCTGCTGGATCGCGACCTCAGAGTCGTGGCGGCCAGTGCCTCATTCTGTTCCGCCTTTGGCCTCGACCCCGCCAGCGTGCCGGGAAGCCTGCTGGCCGAATTGGGGGGCGGTGAGTGGAACGTGGCTCAGCTCATGGCCGGGCTGGTATCGGCGATGTCTGGAAAATCTGCCATTAACGGCTACGAGATGGCCCTGAAGCGCACAGGTCAGGGCGACCGTGACCTGGTGCTGGAGGCTCATCGTCTTCACTACGGCAAGGATGAAGACATCCGCATCATGCTGTCAGTCGTGGACGTGACCACCGCCAAGGCGGCCGAGAAGCTGAAGGACAATCTGCTGCGCGAAAAGGCCATCCTGCTGCAGGAACTGCAGCATCGGGTGGCCAACAGCCTGCAGATCATCGCCAGCGTGCTGATGCAGAGTGCCAGTACCAGCGGGTCCGAGGAGGCTCGCGGTCAACTCAACGACGCGCATGACAGGGTCATGTCGGTCGCCAGTCTGCAGCGCCAGCTGGCAGCGTCGCGGCTGGGCGATGTCGATCTGCGCAGCTACTTCACCGACCTATGCCGCAGCATCGGCGCGTCGATGATCCGCGACCGCTCCAAGATCAGCATCGAGGTGACATGCGATGACAGCGTCGCGGTTTCCGAAGTGTCGGTCAGCCTGGGCCTGATCATCACCGAACTGGTGATCAATGGGCTCAAGCATGCCTTCCCGGCGAAACGAAAGGGCAAGATCGTCGTCGACTATCGCTCTGATGGAGCGGATTGGACCCTGACCGTTTGCGACGATGGCGTTGGCATGCCGACATCGCCCGGCAGCGCCAAGCCGGGACTGGGGACCAGCATCGTCGAAGCTCTGGCCAGGCAGCTGGGGGCCGCAATCGTCGTGACCAATGCCAGACCAGGCACCCATGTCGCTGTTGAACACCTGGATATCGTCGATCTGGCGCCAAGGCTGTCGCTCGCAGCTCACTAGACGTATACACGGCGCCACAAACCGGAAAAGCAAAAGCCCCGGTCGTGACATCTGTCACGACCGGGGCTTAAAACTTGGTGCCCAGAAAAGGACTCGAACCTTCACACCTTGCGGTACACGGACCTGAACCGTGCGCGTCTACCAATTCCGCCATCTGGGCAGGCGCGGTGTAACTAGGGGCAGCGCCGGACGATGTCAACCGGCTTTCGCAATGGCGTCACAATGCGTTGGCCGGAGACGCAAGCCGTTACCAGTTGGCCCCGTCCCAGTGCTTGATGCTGCTGCGGTCGACCAGGGGCATGTCGTCCAGGCAGTTGACGTTGATCATCACCAGCTCGTTGCCCTTGCCGTCGCTGCCGCGGGCGAAGGATTCGATGCCGCAGGTCTTGCAGAACAGATGGTCGATGGTTTCGGTATTGAAATGGAAGAGACTGAGATTGTCCTCACCGCTTTCGAGCGTGAAGTCGGCTGCCGGCACCGACTGCATCACCCAGCCCAGGCGCTTGCAGCGCGAGCAGTTGCAATCGCCCATCGAGGCGAGGTCGGTGGTGGCGGTGTAGCGGACGGCGCCACAGTGACAGTGGCCTTTGTAGGTCTTGCTTTCGGACATGGGGCATTCCTCACTCTGTGTAGAACGAAACAAGAACATATACCTGCGCGAGTCAAGCCGATTCCTGC contains:
- the infB gene encoding translation initiation factor IF-2, producing MADNDDNRTEDTSAKKTLTLKGGPGLGNRPGMSRGPSRSTVVVEKRTRLVPKPNAPMGAPQRPQSAAPSNLGSRPPLGRPAQQQRAPLGLSAAEAEARQRALALAGARAAEDQERFAADEARRVEEDARRRQVREEAEQAERERAAGEAAVAAPEVAETPAPAAEAPAAAAPAAEATSAAPAVAAAEEAPVAPPASQRNAGPSSVRVVAGRPGQPPRPMRTDRPSNTRPESERGANAFIKPGAAGAPGARPGAPGARPSGTATRPPGERRPAGAGMAPIGNVPPAGPNEADGRKIRTASPSARPTTEAELENARRASRATPERPTRRAGDDASARGRLTVSSATTENDRDKGPSLAAMRRRRDKKMGRNQQEAPKLQREVIIPEVITVAELANRMAERSVTVIKMLMAQGTMATINDVMDADTAELIAAELGHTVKRVSDADVEAGLYDIPADDKAEDLTDRAPVVTIMGHVDHGKTSLLDAIREANVVSGEAGGITQHIGAYQVEKNGAKITFLDTPGHEAFTAMRARGAQATDIAVLVVAADDGVMPQTIESIKHAKAAGVPIIVAINKMDKPEANPTRVRTELLQHEVFVESMGGDVLDVEVSAKTQAGLDKLLETILLQAEVLELRVARDGRAEGLVIEAKLDRGRGAVATVLVQRGTLAIGDILVAGTEFARVRALINDKGEQVKEAGPSIPVEVLGFTGVPSAGDRFSVVETEARAREVTEYRQRAIREKTAGGGATSLEQMMNQLKVAGIAKFPLIIKGDVQGSVEAIVASLNKLSTDEVSAQILMSAVGGITESDVTLASASNAIVIGFNVRANKQATDLATRDGIEIRYYNIIYDLVDDVKNAMSGLLKPERRETFIGNAEILEVFTITKVGKVAGCRITEGMVERGSGVRLIRDNVVIHEGKLKTLKRFKDEVKEVQTGQECGMAFENYEDMRAGDVIECFRVETVQRSL
- a CDS encoding RNA-binding protein, with protein sequence MARREETTRMCALTRAEKPVAELIRFVLGPDGVLVPDTEAKAEGRGVWISLNRELVAEAVKKKVFARSLKTEVTVPDDLPGLTQLRLEQRYLNALSMARKAGQIIFGATKVQGLIRTGDLIALITATDAAEDGRSKMVGPLKALHYAAEEEGMDGFSVPHFELLTSEQMGLALGLENVIHAALTRGAAAQSAVEKARKLALYAAKPTEMDTGRAAVDGDLLPEATDERREIHG
- the nusA gene encoding transcription termination factor NusA, which codes for MAVSANRLELLQIADAVAREKSIDRMVVIEAMQDAMEKAAKGRYGAETEIKVEINPRSGETRMWRLLEIVEVIEENSRQIDLKRAQLKSPEAKIGDFLTEPLPPMEFGRIAAQSAKQVIVQKVRDAERERMYDEYFNRIGEIVNGTVKRVEYGNVIVDLGRGEAIIRRDELIPREMFRYGDRVRAYVYDVRREQRGPQIFLSRTHPQFMAKLFMQEVPEIYDGVITIRSIARDPGSRAKIAVTSSDSSIDPVGACVGMRGSRVQAVVAELQGEKIDIIPWTDTIADLVVSALQPADVAKVVLDEQAERIEVVVPDEQLSLAIGRRGQNVRLASQLIGWDIDILTEQEESERRQKEFTERSSLFMAALDVDEMVAQLLASEGFSTVEELAYIDANEIASIDGFDEETAGEIQNRAAEYLAAIDRAHDEERKKLGVEDELYEIAGLTASMLVALGKEDIKTVEDFAGCAADDLIGWSERKDGETKRFEGTFKDFPVSREEAEDMIMQARIKAGWINQEDLPQLQEEELAADEATA
- the rimP gene encoding ribosome maturation factor RimP; translated protein: MSFDLSEKRFIKETGLEARVSRIVEPVANGLGFALVRVKITQENGMTLQIMAEDEHGRFTIVNCEALSKDLSPVLDVEDPIDREYHLEVSSPGIDRPLVRRRDFVAYVGHEAKIELSDMINGRKRFRGFIKSADDEAVVITLPDAPAGTDPDHRLLLSTIAEAKLVMTDALMEKARLDQEANPIDDDDTETVEYDDTDDSEEIH
- a CDS encoding winged helix-turn-helix transcriptional regulator, producing MSVQSSRVHHDDEDVLMARPGKWTLTIVTLLRSETLRFNELKRHASGISQKTLTVTLRELERDGFITRTMFATIPPRVDYELTELGLELLDLADGLRTFAERNRKRVLAARERFDASGGEPVIRLIHAE
- the trmB gene encoding tRNA (guanosine(46)-N7)-methyltransferase TrmB, translating into MSHELPKTRSGAPRAFFGRRSGKKLHGGQQAVFDATLPALEIKLSGHLDPRELFPDADRIIVEIGYGGGEHLALEASRHPDTGYIGCEVFTGGIGKMVQAIAAQELRNIRLFTDDALKLLVELPDASLDEVYLLYPDPWPKTRHHKRRFVSPTTLAELARVIRPGGVFHFATDIEDYANWTLAHIVRAPAFRFAPERPGGWHEPYPGWEATRYEQKARREGRMISFYLSFTRV
- the metK gene encoding methionine adenosyltransferase is translated as MARSSYLFTSESVSEGHPDKVCDRISDEIVDLVFREAKKTGMDPSKVRIACETLATTNRVVIAGEVRVPDSLLKKGKDGKVLLDAAGHPVVNPSKFKSTARKAIRAIGYEQAGFHWKIAKIDVLLHGQSADIAQGVDEKDNKDVGAGDQGIMFGYASRETPELLPAPIYYAHKILEVLTLARKEGTGPAKVLGPDAKSQVTVRYEDGKPVGVTQIVLSTQHLDASLSSADVRKIVEPYIRSALPEGWITKDTVWHVNPTGKFVVGGPDGDAGLTGRKIIVDTYGGAAPHGGGAFSGKDPTKVDRSAAYAARYLAKNVVAAGLADRATIQLSYAIGVAQPLSIYVDLHGTGKVDEAVVENALSKVMDLTPRGIRTHLDLNKPIYARTSAYGHFGRKAGRDGSFSWEKTDLVSALKAAVK
- a CDS encoding sensor histidine kinase, coding for MASLPPSADAASSLMLAIVITSNTPIILLDRDLRVVAASASFCSAFGLDPASVPGSLLAELGGGEWNVAQLMAGLVSAMSGKSAINGYEMALKRTGQGDRDLVLEAHRLHYGKDEDIRIMLSVVDVTTAKAAEKLKDNLLREKAILLQELQHRVANSLQIIASVLMQSASTSGSEEARGQLNDAHDRVMSVASLQRQLAASRLGDVDLRSYFTDLCRSIGASMIRDRSKISIEVTCDDSVAVSEVSVSLGLIITELVINGLKHAFPAKRKGKIVVDYRSDGADWTLTVCDDGVGMPTSPGSAKPGLGTSIVEALARQLGAAIVVTNARPGTHVAVEHLDIVDLAPRLSLAAH
- a CDS encoding GFA family protein, whose product is MSESKTYKGHCHCGAVRYTATTDLASMGDCNCSRCKRLGWVMQSVPAADFTLESGEDNLSLFHFNTETIDHLFCKTCGIESFARGSDGKGNELVMINVNCLDDMPLVDRSSIKHWDGANW